AACTAATTAAGTATTTAGCTATGTTAATAGCAAGTTTATTTATATTAGGTTTTTTAGGTGTATCTTATGTTGTATATGAAGTAAACAAAAGTTATCCGCCTGAATTAATAGAAAATTATAAACCGTTAATACCTTCAACTATTTATGATATAAATGGTAACCAAATTGATTTAATAACAATAGAAAGAAGAGATCCTATAAGTATTAATGAAATACCTAAGATGGTTCAAGATGCCTTTATTTCTGTTGAAGATAAAAGATTTAGAGAACATAATGGTCTAGACTATATTAGACTTACAAAAGCATTAATACTAAATGTTACAAAAACAGGGCGTGAAGGTGGTTCTACTATTACACAACAATTAATAAAAACTATCTTTTTAACACCCGATAGATCATTAAAAAGAAAAATTGTTGAAGCTGTATTAGCAACAAGAATGGAAAGAAAATATACTAAAGATGAAATTTTAGAGCTATACTTAAATACTATCAATTTTGGTAGAAGTTCATATGGTATTAAAAACGCAGCCAAAAATTACTTTGGTAAGTTACCATCTGAATTAACTGTAGGTGAAGCTGCAATATTAGCTTCTATGCCTAAATCACCTGCTAAATATTCAAAAATAGAAAATGCATTAGAAAGACAAAAAATTGTATTAAATTTAATGTATAAAAATGGTGCTATTACTAAAGAAGAATATGAAAAAGCGAAAGAAGAAAAAATAGTATTTGTAGATTTAGATAATAAAAATTTATCTGATGATGAAAAAATATCTAAATCTAATATATCGCCTGAATTTACAACTACAGTAATTAATGAAGTAAAGAAAATATTACAAATAAATACTGAAGAAGATGAAAAATTATTATTTAATGGTTATAAGATATATGCTACAGTAGATATTAATATGCAAAAAGCAGCATATAAAGCTTTTGCAAGTAACAGTAATTTAAGAAATAGGAAAGATTTAGAAGCAGCATTAATTTCTATAGATCCTTCAAATGGATTTGTTAAAGCAATGGTTGGAGGTAAAAAATATCAAAAAGGTGATTTTAATAGAGCAATAAATGCTAAAAGACAACCTGGGTCATCATTTAAACCTTTTATTTATCTAGCTACATTCTTAGATAATTATACTATGGCAACTACTTTAGAAGATTCACCAAGTACATTTGGTAAATGGTCACCTAAGAACTATGACTGGAAA
The nucleotide sequence above comes from Streptobacillus felis. Encoded proteins:
- a CDS encoding transglycosylase domain-containing protein gives rise to the protein MKKLIKYLAMLIASLFILGFLGVSYVVYEVNKSYPPELIENYKPLIPSTIYDINGNQIDLITIERRDPISINEIPKMVQDAFISVEDKRFREHNGLDYIRLTKALILNVTKTGREGGSTITQQLIKTIFLTPDRSLKRKIVEAVLATRMERKYTKDEILELYLNTINFGRSSYGIKNAAKNYFGKLPSELTVGEAAILASMPKSPAKYSKIENALERQKIVLNLMYKNGAITKEEYEKAKEEKIVFVDLDNKNLSDDEKISKSNISPEFTTTVINEVKKILQINTEEDEKLLFNGYKIYATVDINMQKAAYKAFASNSNLRNRKDLEAALISIDPSNGFVKAMVGGKKYQKGDFNRAINAKRQPGSSFKPFIYLATFLDNYTMATTLEDSPSTFGKWSPKNYDWKFRNNLTTLKALELSDNVVAVKALDLVGIKKFNELWESFGFTKENIPQDLTTALGSITLSPIDMAKAYSIIANGGSKVEPQFIYKIENRFGDVVYEADTTRQKVLDSEYAALVTHMMESVVKNGGSKGAQLYAKGTTVPVAGKTGTTSDYVSAWFTGYTPTLVTVVYVGNDDNKSMGRGMSGASAALPIWKNYMQAVVNLGNFDIGRFEFIKEGLSSERLVKRVIDLRTGLLDTDGVNSREALFISGTEPVELESVIYEGY